One window of the Archangium primigenium genome contains the following:
- a CDS encoding endonuclease domain-containing protein yields MPAPRSSPPPLPNTLERHQRRRAQGIPTLTVLAGPPVAALTLWRAWLAPHARALVLLAEPSAPGLVREWLTALEGLQPLARFAADFLGAAAHLDSGTLPARLEGKTEHERDVLLRVLWPHLPPGDVATACQGLLRPAQVLHKSGGAVDALLALWPQEPLRALAAMHALVPERRAPAVLLSGPGDARWLADAARLASQACEAVPALVVALQASAAEGEAYLRGGERREHAHVREGWLPLGTPSPEEVRGRLAALGLAGEGQTPSPPLLRLAEEGVPDEVLTHYGEASRRVEATVQEGPEAADQARSAAERFLYALLEALPDTRGLFQLNAKAEFRLRGREVEVDFLSRRLRVAIEVDGYHHFRGEADYRRDRRKDLALQCHGYWVVRFLARDVVARLEEIRDTLRDVVSLRREGLVEAPSHQEDGDAGG; encoded by the coding sequence ATGCCCGCGCCCCGCTCCTCCCCGCCTCCCCTCCCGAACACCCTGGAGCGGCATCAGCGCCGGCGCGCGCAGGGCATCCCCACCCTCACCGTGCTCGCCGGCCCCCCCGTGGCCGCCCTGACCCTCTGGCGCGCCTGGCTCGCGCCCCACGCCCGGGCCCTCGTGCTCCTCGCCGAGCCCTCCGCTCCGGGCCTCGTGCGCGAATGGCTCACGGCGCTCGAGGGCCTCCAGCCGCTCGCGCGCTTCGCCGCGGACTTCCTCGGCGCCGCCGCCCACCTGGATTCCGGGACACTGCCCGCCCGCCTGGAGGGGAAGACCGAGCACGAGCGCGACGTCCTCCTCCGGGTGCTCTGGCCCCACCTGCCCCCGGGAGACGTGGCCACGGCCTGCCAGGGGTTGCTGCGTCCCGCACAAGTTCTCCACAAGTCCGGCGGGGCCGTGGACGCGCTGCTGGCGCTCTGGCCCCAGGAGCCGCTCCGGGCGCTGGCGGCGATGCACGCCCTGGTGCCCGAGCGGCGAGCGCCCGCCGTGCTCCTGTCCGGTCCGGGGGACGCCCGGTGGCTCGCGGACGCGGCGCGGTTGGCGTCCCAGGCCTGCGAGGCGGTGCCCGCCCTGGTGGTGGCGCTCCAGGCGTCGGCGGCCGAGGGCGAGGCGTACCTGCGCGGCGGCGAGCGCCGGGAGCACGCCCACGTGCGCGAGGGCTGGCTGCCCCTGGGCACCCCGTCCCCCGAGGAGGTGCGCGGACGGCTCGCGGCCCTGGGGCTCGCGGGGGAAGGGCAGACCCCCAGCCCCCCCCTCTTGCGATTGGCGGAGGAGGGCGTTCCCGACGAGGTGCTGACGCACTACGGCGAGGCCTCTCGGCGGGTCGAGGCCACCGTGCAGGAGGGGCCCGAGGCGGCGGATCAGGCGCGCAGCGCCGCGGAGCGCTTCCTGTACGCCCTGCTCGAGGCCCTGCCGGACACCCGGGGCCTGTTCCAGCTCAACGCGAAGGCCGAGTTCCGGCTGAGGGGCCGGGAGGTGGAGGTGGATTTCCTCTCGCGGCGGCTGCGGGTGGCGATCGAGGTGGACGGCTACCACCACTTCCGGGGCGAGGCGGACTACCGCCGGGACCGGCGCAAGGACCTGGCCCTGCAGTGCCACGGCTACTGGGTGGTGCGCTTCCTGGCGCGAGACGTGGTGGCCAGGCTGGAGGAAATCCGGGACACTCTGCGCGACGTCGTCTCGCTCCGACGGGAAGGCCTCGTGGAGGCTCCGTCACACCAGGAGGATGGAGATGCAGGGGGTTGA
- the gshB gene encoding glutathione synthase — protein MTALTLGFLMDPLETVRVDHDSTFALMLEAQRRGHRVRYFEQPWLRFGGSRAEARMRTVTVRREPGRAFDILDEEVRPLTELDALFLRKDPPVDADFIQATHLVELHNGRTPVFINNPVGIRDANEKLFGLRFPDLMPETLIARNMADLSRFVADHPAGTILKPVEGFGGQGIVFLAPGDRNTRSLLEVLTVGGRKAIVAQAYLPESRNGDKRIILVNGEPCGAVLRVPASDDHRGNMAAGGKPVKTELTAREREICARIKPALLERGLYLVGIDVIGDWLTEVNVTSPTGIVEIDHLDQVSVEGKVIDLAEQLVGART, from the coding sequence ATGACCGCGCTCACCCTCGGCTTCCTGATGGACCCCCTCGAGACGGTCCGGGTGGACCATGACTCCACCTTCGCGCTGATGCTGGAGGCGCAGCGGCGGGGGCACCGGGTGCGCTACTTCGAGCAGCCGTGGCTGCGCTTCGGGGGCTCGCGCGCGGAGGCGCGGATGCGCACGGTGACGGTGCGGCGCGAGCCCGGGCGGGCGTTCGACATCCTGGACGAGGAGGTGCGGCCGCTCACGGAGCTGGATGCGCTGTTCCTGCGCAAGGATCCGCCGGTGGACGCGGACTTCATCCAGGCCACGCACCTGGTGGAGCTGCACAACGGGCGCACGCCGGTGTTCATCAACAACCCGGTGGGCATCCGCGACGCGAACGAGAAGCTGTTCGGCCTGCGCTTTCCGGACCTGATGCCCGAGACGCTCATCGCGCGCAACATGGCGGACCTGTCCCGGTTCGTGGCGGACCACCCGGCGGGCACCATCCTCAAGCCGGTGGAAGGCTTTGGCGGCCAGGGCATCGTCTTCCTGGCGCCGGGGGACCGCAACACGCGCTCGCTCCTGGAGGTGCTCACGGTGGGTGGGCGCAAGGCCATTGTGGCGCAGGCGTACCTGCCGGAGAGCCGCAACGGAGACAAGCGCATCATCCTGGTCAACGGCGAGCCGTGTGGCGCGGTGCTGCGGGTGCCGGCGAGCGACGATCACCGGGGCAACATGGCGGCCGGGGGCAAGCCGGTGAAGACGGAGCTCACGGCGCGCGAGCGGGAGATCTGCGCGCGCATCAAGCCGGCGCTCCTGGAGCGGGGCCTGTACCTGGTGGGCATCGACGTGATTGGCGACTGGCTCACCGAGGTGAACGTCACCAGCCCCACGGGCATCGTGGAGATCGATCACCTGGACCAGGTGAGCGTGGAGGGCAAGGTGATTGATTTGGCCGAGCAGCTCGTGGGCGCGCGCACGTAG
- a CDS encoding cytochrome P450 produces MSSAAPTLLDRAVLANPYPTYARLREAGPLHYVEELLQSYVVLRHEDIGPILKNPTLFSSRGMDTNERRIRVGEETRALLRTDKNLIAADPPLHTQLRALVGRAFTPRRVAELEPHIRALTGELLDALLRTDEVELVEGLAAPLPVTVIAELLGVEPERRRDFKRWSDDTLKTSALSVVNADPARLEESIRAMHDYLAQAIEERRRAPREDLISALIQAGGADDFLTAQDLIAFVRLLLVAGNETTTNLIGNGVVAFLRHPGEWERLVAQPELVTPAVEEMLRYDSPAQGVFRLTTQEVDVAGRTLPAGTRVMALFGSANRDPRKYADPERFDITRETQGSYSFGHGVHFCLGAPLARLEARVAFEELSRRVRRFTFAPGQEETLDWGGNLVLRGPKSLRLRVERR; encoded by the coding sequence ATGTCATCCGCTGCTCCGACGCTGCTCGACCGCGCCGTCCTGGCCAATCCCTACCCCACGTACGCGCGCCTGCGTGAGGCGGGCCCCCTGCATTACGTGGAGGAGCTGCTGCAGTCGTACGTCGTCCTGAGGCACGAGGACATCGGGCCCATCCTCAAGAACCCCACGCTCTTCTCCTCGCGGGGCATGGACACCAACGAGCGGCGCATCCGGGTGGGCGAGGAGACGCGCGCGCTCTTGCGCACGGACAAGAACCTCATCGCGGCGGATCCGCCCCTGCACACGCAGCTGCGCGCGCTGGTGGGCCGCGCCTTCACGCCCCGACGCGTGGCCGAGCTGGAGCCGCACATCCGCGCGCTCACCGGGGAGCTGCTCGACGCGTTGCTGCGCACGGACGAGGTCGAGCTGGTGGAGGGACTGGCCGCGCCCCTGCCCGTGACGGTCATCGCCGAGCTGCTCGGCGTGGAGCCCGAGCGCCGCCGCGACTTCAAGCGCTGGTCGGACGACACGCTCAAGACGAGCGCCTTGTCCGTCGTCAACGCCGATCCGGCCCGGCTGGAGGAGAGCATCCGGGCCATGCACGACTACCTCGCCCAGGCCATCGAGGAGCGCCGCCGTGCCCCGCGCGAGGACCTCATCAGCGCGCTCATCCAGGCGGGCGGCGCGGACGACTTCCTCACGGCGCAAGACCTCATCGCCTTCGTGCGGCTGCTGCTCGTCGCGGGCAACGAGACGACCACCAACCTCATTGGCAATGGCGTGGTGGCCTTCCTGCGCCACCCCGGCGAGTGGGAGCGCCTGGTCGCCCAACCGGAGCTCGTGACCCCCGCCGTGGAGGAGATGCTGCGCTACGACTCGCCCGCGCAGGGCGTCTTCCGCCTGACCACCCAGGAGGTGGACGTGGCGGGGCGGACCCTGCCCGCGGGCACCCGGGTGATGGCGCTGTTCGGCTCGGCCAACCGCGACCCGCGCAAGTACGCGGATCCCGAGCGCTTCGACATCACGCGCGAGACGCAGGGCTCCTACTCCTTCGGCCACGGCGTGCACTTCTGCCTGGGCGCGCCGCTGGCGCGGCTCGAGGCCCGGGTGGCGTTCGAGGAGCTGTCCCGGCGGGTGCGCCGCTTCACGTTCGCCCCCGGCCAGGAGGAGACCCTCGACTGGGGCGGCAACCTGGTCCTGCGCGGCCCCAAGTCCCTGCGCCTGCGCGTCGAGCGGCGCTGA
- a CDS encoding helicase HerA domain-containing protein yields MTQTDTLDARLDAFLSDRTEVFHSIQHRHEVWRGDPFDVGSVHQEARSAFERMLHRATTPPGTPSGRILLLLGDSGCGKTHLLRAFRSHTHENGLGFVGYMQMTTSTANPGRYVLSNLIDSLDQPYCEPGESHSGLRKLSDVLLSHCGQVAALLADPDQDPDEISILVENAADDLQKRPEFQKLDLDLLRALLYLQRDDTRIRGRVLRYLRCENLSDNDRKVLGGLVPRIHDTDPQDMVLHLGRLMSTLNHSLVLCVDQLEGFDLEADKAQVFRNAMHLLCDFAERAPSSIIVISCLTDFWNGLKARLTRSILDRVERDPEPIELKNRRTADEARLITERRLEQLYAAEDAPFDPAEPTYPFPHEGFERLSGLSTREVLDACRRWREQAMRTRAVPSRFPLTEESEPGDISIEKPKPPPVELDQAWNDFRTSHSTPPPEEDAELAQLLVWALKASARELDTGHRFETHLQGEHVAVDVLPGDEKLYVALCNRGTRGGGLANQIEQAREDARGRTPVVVRTSDFPSNPKTQAATELGKLISGGGRRAVLEDSDIRTLLTFRDFHQQHDAHPDFAAWLKGSQPLTQLKSLRDILALDQLRTGSTPSQKAPAEQEPKLSRKPSQTQLFPLDPLSKKGEPASVEPRKRPDTPKTVELPKKAQTAELPLPKSGRQEPVRIGETDSMRSEPIVFSLDEFTRHAAFLGGSGSGKTTLALNVVEQLLIQGKPVILVDRKGDLAGYASEAFWTQDVDDPRRAARQALLRERIDVALFTPGHPHGRPLSIPIVPDGLAALSDFDRQQATRHAAEALAGMLEYRQSPKDKSCRTLLAQAIDQFVQLTSETVTLEGLVKFIGDKDPLLVNAVGRLDVKLFDTLANDLDRLRLDARVLLDGGAEKLDMDLLLGRGAHAKPGKTRLTIVSTKFLGDNNNVLFWVSQLLIEVTRWLNRNPSSTLQALLMFDEADMYLPAMRQPSTKQPMENLLKRARSAGLGVMLATQSPGDLDYKCRDTIRAWFIGRVKEKVSLDKMKPMLSEARVDPTRIPGQSTGEFHIARDGRVDRVKADASALATEQLSDDELLRLAERTRAQGTAAPPEDGSPEQKPTWH; encoded by the coding sequence ATGACCCAGACCGACACCCTTGATGCTCGCCTCGACGCCTTCCTGTCGGATCGCACCGAGGTCTTCCACTCCATCCAGCACCGGCACGAGGTGTGGCGGGGAGATCCCTTCGACGTCGGCTCCGTGCACCAGGAGGCGCGCTCCGCCTTCGAGCGCATGCTCCACCGCGCCACCACGCCCCCGGGCACGCCCTCCGGACGCATCCTGCTGCTGCTCGGCGACTCGGGCTGCGGCAAGACGCACCTGCTGCGCGCCTTCCGCTCGCACACCCACGAGAACGGCCTGGGCTTCGTGGGCTACATGCAGATGACGACGTCCACGGCCAACCCCGGACGCTACGTCCTGAGCAACCTCATCGACTCGTTGGATCAGCCCTACTGTGAGCCCGGCGAGTCCCACTCCGGCTTGCGCAAGCTGTCCGACGTGCTGCTCTCGCATTGCGGTCAGGTGGCCGCCCTGCTCGCGGATCCCGACCAGGACCCGGACGAGATCTCCATCCTGGTGGAGAACGCCGCGGACGACCTGCAGAAGCGGCCCGAGTTCCAGAAGCTGGATCTGGATCTGCTGCGCGCGCTGCTCTACCTGCAGCGCGACGACACGCGCATCCGCGGCCGTGTCCTGCGCTACCTGCGCTGCGAGAACCTGTCCGACAACGACCGCAAGGTGCTCGGTGGGCTCGTGCCGCGCATCCACGACACGGATCCCCAGGACATGGTGCTGCACCTGGGCAGGCTCATGTCGACGCTCAACCACTCGCTCGTGCTGTGCGTGGACCAGTTGGAGGGCTTCGACCTGGAAGCGGACAAGGCCCAGGTGTTCCGCAATGCCATGCACCTGCTGTGTGACTTCGCCGAGCGGGCCCCCTCGTCCATCATCGTCATCAGCTGCCTCACGGACTTCTGGAATGGCCTCAAGGCCCGGCTCACCCGGTCCATCCTGGATCGCGTCGAGCGTGACCCCGAGCCCATCGAGCTCAAAAACCGGCGCACCGCCGACGAGGCCCGGCTGATCACCGAGCGCCGTCTGGAGCAGCTCTACGCGGCCGAGGACGCGCCGTTCGATCCCGCCGAGCCCACCTATCCCTTCCCGCACGAGGGCTTCGAGCGGCTGTCGGGCCTGAGCACGCGCGAGGTGCTCGACGCCTGCCGGCGCTGGCGTGAGCAGGCCATGCGCACCCGGGCGGTCCCCTCGCGCTTCCCGCTGACGGAGGAATCGGAGCCGGGCGACATCTCCATCGAGAAGCCCAAACCACCGCCCGTGGAGCTCGACCAGGCCTGGAACGACTTCCGCACCAGCCACTCCACGCCCCCGCCCGAGGAGGATGCCGAGCTGGCGCAGCTGCTCGTGTGGGCCCTGAAGGCCAGCGCGCGGGAGCTCGACACGGGGCACCGCTTCGAGACGCACCTCCAGGGGGAGCACGTCGCGGTGGACGTCCTGCCGGGCGACGAGAAGCTGTACGTGGCCCTGTGCAACCGGGGCACCCGGGGTGGAGGGCTCGCCAACCAGATCGAACAGGCGCGCGAGGACGCCCGGGGCCGCACACCCGTGGTGGTGCGCACGAGTGACTTCCCGAGCAATCCCAAGACCCAGGCGGCCACGGAGCTGGGCAAGCTCATCAGCGGGGGAGGCCGCCGCGCGGTGCTCGAGGACAGCGACATCCGCACGCTGCTCACGTTCCGTGACTTCCACCAGCAGCACGACGCCCATCCCGACTTCGCCGCCTGGCTCAAGGGCAGTCAGCCGCTCACCCAGCTCAAGTCCCTGCGCGACATCCTCGCGCTGGACCAGCTGCGGACCGGGAGCACCCCGTCCCAGAAGGCGCCCGCGGAACAAGAGCCCAAGCTCTCCCGGAAGCCCTCCCAGACCCAGCTCTTCCCCCTCGATCCGCTTTCCAAGAAGGGGGAGCCCGCGTCCGTCGAGCCGCGCAAGCGCCCCGATACACCGAAGACCGTCGAGCTGCCCAAGAAAGCCCAGACCGCCGAGCTGCCCCTCCCCAAGAGCGGCCGTCAGGAGCCCGTGCGCATCGGCGAGACGGACAGCATGCGGAGCGAGCCCATCGTCTTCAGCCTCGACGAGTTCACCCGGCACGCCGCGTTCCTCGGCGGCTCGGGCAGCGGCAAGACGACGCTCGCGCTCAACGTGGTGGAGCAGCTCCTCATCCAGGGCAAGCCCGTCATCCTGGTGGATCGCAAGGGCGACCTCGCTGGCTACGCCTCCGAGGCCTTCTGGACCCAGGACGTGGACGATCCCCGCCGCGCCGCCCGGCAGGCCCTGTTGCGCGAGCGCATCGACGTGGCCCTCTTCACCCCGGGCCATCCCCACGGCCGCCCCCTGTCCATCCCCATCGTCCCGGACGGGCTCGCCGCGCTGTCCGACTTCGACCGGCAGCAGGCCACGCGCCACGCCGCCGAGGCGCTCGCGGGCATGCTCGAATACCGCCAGAGCCCCAAGGACAAGTCCTGCCGCACGCTGCTCGCGCAGGCCATCGATCAGTTCGTCCAGCTCACGTCCGAGACCGTCACCCTGGAAGGCCTCGTCAAGTTCATCGGCGACAAGGATCCCCTGCTCGTCAATGCCGTGGGCCGTCTGGACGTGAAGCTCTTCGACACGCTCGCCAATGACCTGGACCGGCTGCGTCTGGATGCCCGGGTGTTGCTCGACGGCGGGGCGGAGAAACTCGATATGGACCTGCTGCTTGGCCGGGGCGCGCACGCGAAGCCCGGCAAGACGCGGCTGACCATCGTCAGCACCAAGTTCCTCGGGGACAACAACAACGTGCTCTTCTGGGTGAGCCAGCTGCTCATCGAGGTGACGCGCTGGCTCAACCGCAACCCCTCCAGCACCTTGCAGGCCCTGCTCATGTTCGACGAGGCGGACATGTACCTGCCCGCCATGCGCCAGCCCTCCACCAAGCAGCCCATGGAGAACCTGCTCAAGCGCGCGCGCTCGGCCGGCCTGGGCGTCATGCTCGCCACCCAGAGCCCCGGCGACCTGGACTACAAGTGCCGGGACACCATCCGCGCCTGGTTCATCGGCCGGGTGAAGGAGAAGGTCTCCCTGGACAAGATGAAGCCCATGCTCAGCGAGGCCCGCGTGGACCCGACCCGCATCCCCGGCCAGTCCACCGGCGAGTTCCACATCGCCCGCGATGGCCGCGTGGACCGCGTCAAGGCCGATGCCTCGGCGCTCGCCACCGAGCAGCTCTCCGACGACGAGTTGCTCCGGCTCGCTGAGCGCACCCGCGCCCAGGGCACGGCCGCTCCCCCGGAGGACGGCTCCCCCGAGCAGAAGCCGACCTGGCACTGA
- a CDS encoding AAA family ATPase, producing MPVRRDANRIALRAVRSILDAATDLRLEVDGHAVDVRIERLPIRPWPLLRREDQDALDEAVDGPWPAAVQAVCTWKGGSQTLRLEATFWSAKGDAYHHFIALRVNMADTARQLIWISLALLLSGEADGAECEVPTLISVVKRKEEGADYGLVALKQLVARSGLPLYSSSRADTFRVRLPEGEVLPSSAEAFRRLIHLALLKLPFLAREEVASGAITLPWFQPTPSAQPSPSKGEPDIVPGRVRLFPLPGGVRQYKATLEALLEWIGEAPRTVREFDEHLQQRYDARGVVPRQHYRRLLGHLVLVKETNDRIELSDGGRAYLDSRDPLMLFDRLDAAYEGVLETLVIAVVLGRAGTRQTHDLLEELLDVDWQSYRQTNVRQNWLLSLGLTERDEQGDAPTELGLTAMRRYGEAEQLQEKITRLRTENLERVEARPVLDDEALDEDEDSPQGDSLASGASPLADAGEPAGWNADRLDLTRDHVQPHLGALELPAGVMERVCAALSAGKHLLLIGPPGTGKTELAHALAHAARAEGYCRGLFEATASADWTTYETIGGYALDRDKSLRFRAGAFLQAVQNWQWLLVDELNRADVDKAFGELMTVLGGRGTDTPFELDSGRRVSIGFDAGRTHRLSRTFRVVATMNTWDKTSLFRLSYAVQRRFAVVHIGIPEDETYARLLSRSVLDPGVDPPLDEPTVRRLSLLFQRKGLLGLRDIGPAVALDIVRYMRRRAAAGDALAEALAMFLLPQLEGLDPASARKAHALFTEALAGWTSETALRELKERCTEVWPPGSLSGTGA from the coding sequence ATGCCCGTACGACGAGACGCCAACCGCATCGCCCTGCGCGCCGTCCGCTCCATCCTGGACGCGGCCACCGACCTGAGGCTCGAGGTCGATGGCCATGCGGTCGATGTCCGCATCGAACGCCTGCCCATCAGGCCCTGGCCCTTGTTGCGACGGGAAGATCAGGATGCGCTGGACGAGGCCGTCGACGGTCCCTGGCCCGCGGCGGTCCAGGCTGTCTGCACCTGGAAGGGGGGGTCCCAGACGCTCCGGCTCGAGGCGACCTTCTGGTCCGCCAAGGGAGATGCCTATCACCATTTCATCGCCCTGCGTGTCAACATGGCCGACACGGCACGGCAGCTCATCTGGATTTCCCTGGCATTGCTGTTGAGTGGAGAAGCGGACGGCGCCGAGTGTGAAGTCCCCACGCTCATCAGCGTCGTCAAACGCAAGGAAGAAGGCGCCGATTACGGGCTCGTCGCGTTGAAGCAGCTCGTGGCGCGCTCCGGCCTTCCCCTCTACTCTTCTTCCCGGGCTGATACCTTCCGGGTGCGACTGCCGGAAGGGGAAGTCCTGCCCAGTTCCGCCGAGGCTTTCCGTCGGCTCATCCACCTGGCCTTGCTCAAATTGCCTTTCCTGGCGCGAGAGGAAGTCGCTTCGGGCGCGATCACCCTGCCGTGGTTCCAGCCCACGCCCTCCGCGCAGCCATCGCCTTCCAAGGGGGAGCCAGACATCGTCCCCGGACGCGTGAGGCTCTTTCCGCTCCCGGGGGGCGTTCGCCAGTACAAGGCCACCCTCGAGGCCTTGCTGGAATGGATCGGTGAAGCACCTCGGACCGTGCGCGAGTTCGACGAGCATCTTCAACAGCGCTACGACGCGAGAGGGGTTGTCCCGCGCCAGCACTATCGGAGGCTGCTTGGTCACCTGGTGCTGGTGAAGGAAACGAACGACCGGATCGAGCTCTCCGATGGTGGCCGGGCCTATCTCGACTCCCGTGACCCCCTGATGCTCTTCGATCGGCTCGATGCGGCGTACGAGGGCGTGCTCGAGACGCTTGTCATCGCGGTGGTGCTGGGAAGGGCCGGAACGCGTCAGACCCATGACCTCTTGGAAGAATTGCTCGATGTGGACTGGCAGTCCTATCGGCAGACCAACGTCCGGCAGAACTGGCTGCTGTCCCTGGGGCTGACCGAGCGTGATGAGCAGGGTGATGCCCCCACGGAACTTGGTCTGACGGCAATGCGGCGGTACGGCGAGGCCGAGCAACTGCAAGAGAAGATCACCAGGCTGCGAACCGAGAACCTGGAGCGCGTAGAGGCCCGTCCAGTCCTGGATGACGAAGCGCTCGATGAGGACGAGGACTCCCCCCAGGGCGACTCCTTGGCGTCAGGCGCCAGTCCCCTGGCGGATGCGGGGGAGCCGGCGGGTTGGAACGCGGACCGGCTGGACCTCACCCGGGACCATGTCCAGCCACACCTGGGCGCGCTCGAGCTTCCCGCGGGGGTGATGGAACGGGTCTGCGCGGCGCTCTCGGCGGGCAAGCACCTGCTGCTCATCGGTCCTCCGGGAACGGGCAAGACGGAGCTGGCGCACGCCCTGGCCCACGCGGCGCGGGCCGAGGGCTACTGCCGGGGGCTCTTCGAGGCCACGGCCTCCGCCGACTGGACGACGTACGAGACCATCGGTGGCTACGCGCTCGATCGGGACAAGTCGCTGCGCTTTCGCGCGGGCGCGTTCCTCCAGGCCGTGCAGAACTGGCAGTGGCTGCTCGTGGACGAGCTGAACCGGGCGGACGTGGACAAGGCCTTCGGCGAGCTGATGACGGTGCTGGGGGGTCGGGGCACGGACACACCCTTCGAGCTCGACAGCGGACGCCGGGTGTCCATCGGCTTCGATGCCGGGCGGACCCATCGCCTCTCGCGCACGTTCCGGGTCGTCGCGACGATGAACACGTGGGACAAGACGTCCCTCTTCCGCCTGTCCTACGCCGTCCAGCGCCGCTTCGCCGTGGTCCACATCGGCATCCCCGAGGACGAGACCTATGCGCGCCTGCTCTCCCGGTCCGTGTTGGACCCGGGGGTGGATCCGCCGCTCGATGAGCCCACGGTGCGCCGGCTCTCCCTGCTCTTCCAGCGCAAGGGCCTGCTGGGCTTGAGGGACATCGGTCCCGCTGTCGCGCTGGACATCGTGCGCTACATGCGGCGGCGCGCGGCGGCGGGAGACGCTCTGGCCGAGGCCCTCGCGATGTTCCTGCTGCCCCAACTCGAGGGGCTCGATCCCGCGAGCGCCCGGAAGGCCCACGCGCTGTTCACGGAGGCCCTCGCGGGGTGGACCTCCGAGACGGCCCTGCGGGAGCTGAAGGAGCGCTGCACGGAGGTCTGGCCTCCGGGCTCCCTCTCCGGAACGGGCGCGTGA
- a CDS encoding SAM-dependent methyltransferase: MSTSLPAADETLDSIGTAGVRVLQRRGGYRFTLDAVLLAAFAAAEAPSVPGPLLELGAGSGVVSFLLACQFGLGPVDALELQPEVHARLVRAVALNACEGRVRPLLGDLRQARALWAPGAYAHVVSNPPFRPRDAGVHSPDPERALSKQEVACEAADVVAAARHALPPGGRVSLVYPAARVAEVLGLLAAARFFPVALRFIHARAEAPATRFLVHAVRDRARELAVRPPLVAHGAGPGGYSPEVAALMDPPRAG, from the coding sequence GTGAGCACCTCCCTTCCCGCGGCGGATGAAACCCTCGACTCGATTGGCACCGCGGGCGTGCGGGTGTTGCAGCGCCGGGGCGGCTATCGCTTCACGCTGGACGCGGTGCTGCTCGCCGCGTTCGCCGCCGCCGAGGCCCCGTCCGTCCCGGGTCCCCTCCTGGAACTCGGCGCGGGCAGTGGCGTGGTGTCCTTCCTGCTCGCGTGCCAGTTCGGCCTCGGTCCCGTGGATGCCCTGGAATTGCAGCCCGAGGTGCATGCGCGGCTCGTGCGCGCCGTGGCCCTCAATGCCTGCGAGGGTCGGGTGCGCCCGCTGCTCGGCGACCTGCGCCAGGCGCGCGCCCTGTGGGCCCCGGGTGCCTACGCGCACGTGGTGTCCAACCCGCCCTTCCGTCCCCGGGACGCGGGCGTGCACAGCCCCGACCCCGAGCGCGCCCTCTCCAAGCAGGAGGTCGCGTGCGAGGCCGCGGACGTGGTGGCCGCGGCCCGGCATGCCCTGCCGCCCGGGGGCCGCGTGAGCCTCGTGTACCCCGCGGCGCGCGTGGCCGAGGTGCTCGGGCTGCTCGCCGCGGCGCGCTTCTTCCCCGTGGCCCTGCGCTTCATCCACGCGCGCGCCGAGGCGCCCGCCACGCGCTTCCTCGTGCATGCCGTGCGGGACCGGGCCCGGGAGCTCGCCGTGCGCCCGCCCCTCGTCGCCCATGGCGCGGGCCCCGGCGGCTACTCGCCCGAGGTGGCCGCCCTCATGGACCCCCCCCGCGCCGGGTAG